Below is a window of Plasmodium brasilianum strain Bolivian I chromosome 14, whole genome shotgun sequence DNA.
attatctaCATTACTTCTAACCAGCATATTATCACTCAATGTTTTAGGAAAATCAGTAGCATGCTCAATTAatcttaaattatatttcgGATTGAACGTTTCCTTAATGTCATTGTTATTTACGATGTTATCGATAACTGTAAAGTTTTCTTTCTCAGTTTTGGTTCTTTTGAATTCtctataattcattttatttattaagcGATCATAATTTCTTATAGAAATCTTATCATAATTAAATgcgtttaaattttttattttactattatcaCAAACCTTCTCAGAATAAGACGAATCATTCTCTGAAAGTTCATTTAAGTTATTACTTAAtctatcataattttttgatgATAACGAATAATTAACATTTGTATTATTGTGCTCATCTTCATCATAACTACTAAGATAATTGTCATTATTCCTAATAACtcttattttcatttctcccttaaatgaattattatagTTTATTCGTCCTCTAGTAATAAATTCCCCTACTCTATActtattatttccatttctggttttacttttttttttcttctttttattattattgttaatatattcattatgtatataactgTATTCATCACTATTATCCTCAAATTCAATATCAGTAAAGTTGTTCTTCTTCCGTTTTAATTCATTGTAAAAactatttttccttttttttttttatcaattgCACTATCATTGTCTTTATTCCTGTCTGTGCTTTCATAATTTGAAAAGATCTTATTATTGTGAACTTCCTTAAGTGTGATAATACTAGACATTCCATTGTTCAATTTCCATACATCTTCGGTTTCTTTAtctacattttcttttttttctttgcctGGTATTCTATTTCCATTCCTGTTATAAAAACTCTCCTTTCCGTTAGAAGAAATATCATCAAAACTCTCTATTATTGTTTGCGAATCATATTCTTGTTCccataaagaaatattacaaGAACTAATGTCTTGtaaacatgcatatatatcgGGCAACCTTAGATCAAATTCTCCATATTTGTTCATCTTTCTCCAATATAATTCAGGTACTATTTTATTAGAAAAGTGCAATATATTTGTGCCTTTAAAAAGCCAATAGTTCTTTAAGTTGTTTTTTCTAAtactaaaattataatcaatcatttttaaaactttttctAAGTATACAATTCTAAAAGGATTAGGTGGgtaaacatttaaaattttatataaacactCAAATGTTAATCCTTgaattgttaatattaataacacACTACCACTGATGTAATAGGCTAGTtcttttgttaatttatcattaattttattttctgctTCAATACGTAACCCTAGAACTAACACGATACCACCCCTCAATCCACCccatattaataataatatctcTTTCCAGTTAACAGGGTACCCAATTCGTGCCATAAAAGGAGTAAATATCAATATCATTACTGTTCGAGCAAACACTAAATAAATGTACGTTAGTAcaatgtagaaaaaaaaatataaattatctttaaatacattttccATCATTCCAAATGATACAATTCCtgatataatgaaaatactAGAATTACCCATAAGAGATAATAGTTCTACTATCTCTTTATGTTTTCTTTGTGCTATTTCATCTAATGCAATATGACCATAtgcattaataaataaaccaTAGCAAACTATTGCAAGGGGGCcggataaattaaaataatattccgAAACGAAGTAGCATAAATAACACATTGTTATTGTAGCTAAACattgattataataatatttcttatataagtTAATCCAAGCAAAAGTTAACATTGCCATACCTATACCGAATACAGgacttaaaaataataatttcacaAAAAGAATAACATACTGAGAAGCATTCGCTTTATATCCtattgttaaataaaaaaaaaattgaaatagtAAAACAGAACTCCCATCATTTATTAAAGATTCCACATGAAACATAGAACTAATTTTGGATGGAGCTTCAACTACATTTAAAATCGATAATACTGCAACAGGATCCGTTGATGATAATATGGAAGCTAATAAAAAACTACTAGATAAAGGAGACTGTTCTTGTCTGTacataaaagaataataaaacaatattcCTAATATACCTACCTGTAATGCTACACCCACAACTGCTAACCCTATTCCaccatataaaaaattcttaaaagcgtaataattaatatctTGGGTGGCTTCATATAACAGTATTGgtaacaatataaaatataaaacagaCGAATCAATATTCCTTGCATTAATTATAGACTTATGCAAAGTATTTTCCTCAACCACGTTCAAATTTTTTGCTATcaaatatgtacacattcCATATAAAAACCAAATAACCGATACTGGAATATTTAATTGGTGgatttttgataaaataaattgtaaCATTGTTGctgatataaatatgaaacaaaaaaatataattccttCTGACACCTCATTTGATGCAGTAGGCAACTGATTCTTATGTTCGTCATCATCctttaattcatatatatccTCCTCTTTAACTAtgtcccttttttttctcttttttactGTCTTTTTTTCCTCAGATAAAATTCTAAAACTCTGTATTCTCTTTTGAAATGCTATTTCATTCTTATTCGTATTATTATGGGTTAGTTCCagccattttttattaacagaATTTATGTTCCATACGTCATAACTTCCTCCTTTAATAACGTTGAAATAGTAATTGCTGTAATGTGTAAAAATACTGTGTCTACATTCTTcatttatgcattttataagctttccttcttttttatctatttctcttatcataataatttgaTCCACATCATTTAACTCAAAAAATACATCAAACAAGAACTGCCCAGGTTTGCTAAAAATAGTCAcgcttttttcatatatatctctctcttcatttttcattaacaataaaaataaaaatagtacgaaaactttaataattatgatatcACAAAAAATGCCCAGATTCTTCTTTTTagctctttttttataattgaaCAATTTTGTATAAAGCATTTCCATTcgtataattataacatctatttatcataattaaTTTTGAGAACAGCCCCaatgattatatatagactgtttctttattatataagtgCAATGTAATAGCActtttataacaaaaaaaaaaaaaaaaaaacgttaCAATATTTCCTTATACCgtaagataatttttttttttttttcctcttttctatttaaaaacaaaatacatCATTTTATCAAACTGtaagtacacatatacaaatataatttaacccgattataacaataaatcAAACCATAATTAGTTCTTAATAAActgtgtaaaaataaataaactttctttatattaatataatctcattttaaattatcccATTCTGGTTATTCCTTATCCCTCAAATAGGTACACACATGCAAAGGTACACCGattttttattcctatttCTTGTTACCctgtactattttttatttatctctTCACAAAGGTGAAAAAGGAAGTTTTacatttaagaaaaaacaaaattccATAAAATTTAAGTATCTCCAGATATTAAACTAAGGGCAATATACTAAACTATATTTACCTAAAACTATATACTGAtgtataatacaaaattaaaattaaagaaaaatatatttaaatttttatttgaataatcAGGATCATACCGAATACTAATTTGATTCTaattaagttaaaaaaaatatgggtattatttttagtttaatttttctaaattttccAAATTTGTTTTTCAGTTAAATACTAAGATTGGTTTCACGCATatgaattttaaaagaaatattataataagaaCTCACGAACTACATTGCAGCATTATCTGAACATAATTGACTATGCAGCAATTAagttaacaaaattataaaattacgTATACCATTATGTTCAtacacaataaaaaataggtgcatatatgttaaaacgaaataatatgtaataatgttGTTAAATCAGAAAAACactatttcatttaataaaaaaaagtggaTAGCAGAAAATGATATTCaatctaaaaaaattgaattgcaaaaaaaataccaaaaaatttaccaaaaaaatttattatgtttttaaaaataaatagtttaAGTACAAAAACggttgtatatatatatatattatgtcataaaataaaaaataataagtttTAATAAATCGGTTGAAcgttaacatatatattcatatgtacattatttatctatgtatatcattatatggatataaaataaattaattattagaGGTCTGAAGCatataatcaaataaaaCCGGTAACATGCCAAAAATTAATAGTTTTTTAacagcataaaaaaaataaagatgaaTCAGAAAactaaatatgtatatattaattttttcgtaTTATTGTAAATTGAAAAAGTAGCTGTAACGGaacaagtaaatatatatatttttgtaaacatttatttatagcgtaaaaatatattaagttatatttggatatacttttttgtttttttattaaaagtaaCATTATGCTGTAAACTTGTTGAAACATCATTTAATTgattttaacatataattaaatgaagtTGTTGAAGcttaatatatgtgtacatttatttacacataagtgtgtacatttacatatgtatgtgtaaattcattaatttgtatttatgtatatattaaattatgggcatatatatatgtacattcatTTATATGCGTAAGTTCACATtttctgtatatataatatgttttgttttaatccaaaaaagtgaaaaaaaaaatttcgtaACGTTTtaaagcatatattttttctgagGTATTATATGCATTAAGACGactaaatgtaaaataagattttcacatataaaaaatttagtttaatttttaaatctatataagaaaattttattttacttaataaaGCTAGTTCGTAAATGTTCGAATATTTAATGGTACAAAAAGCGTTTTAAATATcgtaattaaatattttaaaatgcatatattatgCTGGTTGTAAGAATATTaaagaacataaaaaaaaaaaaaaattttttacataaccTCTTTGTTgaattatgtataatttttacttattaagttaatataataaaaggcCACATATAATTTCGTTCAGTCCATTTTTTAAAGCaataaaattgataaaatgTACTTTTCAATTactatatgaatattatcatttttttaaaagcattTATTAAAGATACACCCAACCAAaacatttttgaatatatatttttatttaaacagatactttattttttcctttccctTGAACTTTTatgatattaaataaattaagaacaagaggaaaaaaaaattattaaaattgaaagaagttattttaaaattgaaaGGCATTATATAAACAGCTCCTTTTTTACTGCTTAATGAGggtatatctatatatctatttatctatatatgttatatatatatatatataatatatatatataatatatatatgtatatggactttttttcccatttttaacatttatcagaaaattataatgaaataattctGCATAAACCAAAACAATACAAACTATGTTACAACATTATTACTTTCAAAGCCGAATAGGCATAAATCACAAAAGTGTGcgtattcttctttttaaggaatacaaacaaaatataaaaatgtgaagGACCTTggcatatatttaaaagcattaaaattatataaatatatgttaactATGACGAACGACAAGCACAGTAACAATTTTTTCAGtgaatttaatatatataataaaaaaaatgcgaAAAAAGTTGTGTACAGGTATTTTCAGAACAGAACGCAAAAACAAACGAAGTATATCACATGGTCATTACTTGCATTTAGTGGTATGtttctatatattacaaaCAAAGCCTATGAtaggaatatattttatttgaacaATGAAGTTTATAAGAAATTGagtaaaaattatgactCCTCTACACCGGTAATATTTtctgaaatgaaaaatactttttatgatatttcatatatattcatgaaCTTCGTTAACCCCACTATGTAATTCTTATTTGTGAACGTACACGTGAATTACCTAAACATGGGattgcacatatatatatgtacattatcattttttataacgcAGATAGTTTTCCAAGTTGATTTAATAAGTTATACAACTAATAGTATGAAAATGTGTTAAATTTATTGTAACCAAACATTATAAATCCTATTATTTCCATATACCCCATgctatgcatatgtatgtatatatttatatattttttttttttccccttatCTTACAGCTCGAAGCCCAAAACAGGGCTTTTAAgcaaatttttgtaaaagcaaaaagaaaaaatttagaacTAGATTCGAAACCCATAATTTCTCAAATTATTAGAATAAATGACAgagaacaataaaaaaaaaaaagaatgtgaGAAAGCAGTAGTGTGCCGCAAATTTCGTTTATCACAAATAGTTAGTCCAAATTTATCATAATGTTAAACGGTTTTTTTAGAagattatttgtattaaaaaaaaaacaagaaaagcGAACACATAAGCTTTAAtacaaagtaaaatataataggaATACTGGACAAATTCCAAATTTACATAACACtgcaagaaaaaaaggaaaaaattaaaaatatgaaaggacatatatacatatatatatttgttggTATATAGATACATATAAAAGTGGACGtaaattaaagaattaagaattgtaaaatattgaataaaaaaaaattaaagttgTAGTAAATACAGTAAATACTTAAGTATTCTATCgatataaattttacttaTACCTTCTTTGTAATATCTGAAATATGTTATCTTTTGaagttaaatatatgcacatatctAAGGAtcatttgaaaattattatatcaatAAACGAAACAAATTACTGAGGAAGAATTATTTATCATGACATACAATATCAATCTTAAAATGCATCTTATACTTTTTTAGTGAACTCGATAACTCATTTTAAATTCAGAAAAGATTTaatagtgaaaaaaaaaaaaaaaaaaagtgctattagaattttttattaaatataaatgtgtgAGTTTTTACTTCGTACTTtggttattttatttgtacatgtattttaattaattattataatctgaatatacatatatataaatttgtacatgtatatttatttaatttataaaaatttacaattcAATTAAGCATTTCCAAGTttattgctatttttttttttttttttaactcatATGGGTACTCCTAAGTTGCACATAAATATGTGtgcaaataattaaaataccattgttctttttttaaaataagcaTAACTTTACTTAAAAGTTGCCCCTATTTTTGTTTCCTCCATATATTTGATTTTAATAGTTACTATTTAAAGTTATTTTACTCACCaattttattacatgtaGCTAATATGCTTATTTTATAAGATTAttaaaatgcatttttttatgctaaaatatattaaattataaaccTTTTACAATACAAACATtttaactatttttatagcacttcttttttatcatgtTGGCTCATATCGTACGCCCataatacctttttttttttttttttttttttttttctatttatttctaAGCATAACTACCCGTTAGTACTTATCGCACATTCtaatttaagaatatatttctttttctttttatcgtCTAGGTGTTTTAGTATTATTTGTCTgcgtttatttttattaatatttgaatGTTTTCTTTCAATTAGTAATTTAATGGAaatatttggaaaaaattatcaattctttcttttaaattttgctatttcagtttttaatgaatttatataaacttattatttttgaaaaatgattACTGATTCTGAAGCTCCAAGTAAATGGCCCCtttataaaaagttttatataagaaattacctgtgttatattaaatatatatatatatatatatatgagtacatattcatacaaatatgacataaatttttttctattttttaagcTTACAATTTTAACAGTGATGATGAAGCACCATGTGAATATTTGAATGACTGTTATGCAATAAGTGAAGACACATTTTCCTTTAAAATTATCAAGCAATTGGGAGaggtaaatattttaatgtaccATATATTTTGGTATTAATCCACTTTGGGgctatttatttgttttcctttttttcttccgttataatactttttattatgctatcatttttttttttttttttaagaattacTATAGTCCAGGAAATGGgaataaagtaaaaagtaaaaaaaataagtgaaAAAGTGAAATTTCTTAGCACACTTCtataacagaaaaaataaaataatatcaaaacattattattatacaaagaGTACATACGTTTTCCTTCCGTTCtttaaagtaatatattatgagtTAGGTCATGAGGACAAAATTACAACTGCTCAAGTATACTTAGGGAAAAATGGTTATGCAATTTTATGCCCCCTTTGATTTCTGAGCAgagtttttttcttttaatttttattattaacattcctattcctttgttttattatgctttcttattttgtaataaaatttatgaatattttgcATCTCATATATTTCCAACACAGGCATATAactatatgtatgtatatatatatatatgtgctttTTGCAGATAAATTACCTTACATATGCGAAATTGCGGCAAAATGTATGAAACCAAAGGAGGTCTGCATTATACAGGCTCCGAAATCCTTCAAAAGTAATGTATTGAACgcagacatatatatacatatacatatatatatatatatatatatatatatacaaaagtaTGAAGTTTATGCCTGTATGCGCACTTTTACAAGATGTCTTTTTCCCAATTTCTCCGAATTACAgagatttttaaaaattccgaaaaaaagagcaaataCGATAAAAAGGATAACTTTAGAGTTGCCTTTAAAAAAGCCCTTagatttaaacaaaaatgtgTTGATCAATATTCAAGCTTTCATACAGTTAGGCaatttaaaaagattaaGTTAAATTCTATCGATATAGAATTGTTactaaaaaggaaaaaacaaaaaaaagaagcaaataCAGAAAATGATCAAATTAGAAAAGAAACTGCAACAAATGACAAAATAGAAACCATTCCTGGAATGCTTCCAAAAAAGAAtgatgaaaaatgtaaagaaaaaatgcagCTGGAAGAGATGCATGAAAAAAGCGAATTCTTGACACTAGATGACATAAATGATGtaagatataaatttttaaaagaagaacatctatgtacatttattgtttatttaaaagaatttcGAAGAGTTGATGCTTTAAATGATGATAAAACGATAATAAAAGAAGTTATCaaagaaggaaaaggaattattacgccaaaaaaaaatgattacattgatttttttatagaagagggaaaaaaaagagagtaCATTCACACAGTTTTtgatgtaaataatttaaaatatagaggactatttaaaattttgcagagcatgaaaaagaaagaaatgtCTAAGGTTATTCTCAAAGGTTTAGAatgttttcatatatattatacagtGGAAGATAcaagtaaaaattatgtagGAAATATAGGAGAGAACGGTTCAGATACCCCCcagcaaaataaaaggaacCCAATACATTTCtcaaatgttaataataacaatagtaataataataagaagaaCACATGCGACAATAATAGCAATACTA
It encodes the following:
- a CDS encoding sodium/hydrogen exchanger: MLYTKLFNYKKRAKKKNLGIFCDIIIIKVFVLFLFLLLMKNEERDIYEKSVTIFSKPGQFLFDVFFELNDVDQIIMIREIDKKEGKLIKCINEECRHSIFTHYSNYYFNVIKGGSYDVWNINSVNKKWLELTHNNTNKNEIAFQKRIQSFRILSEEKKTVKKRKKRDIVKEEDIYELKDDDEHKNQLPTASNEVSEGIIFFCFIFISATMLQFILSKIHQLNIPVSVIWFLYGMCTYLIAKNLNVVEENTLHKSIINARNIDSSVLYFILLPILLYEATQDINYYAFKNFLYGGIGLAVVGVALQVGILGILFYYSFMYRQEQSPLSSSFLLASILSSTDPVAVLSILNVVEAPSKISSMFHVESLINDGSSVLLFQFFFYLTIGYKANASQYVILFVKLLFLSPVFGIGMAMLTFAWINLYKKYYYNQCLATITMCYLCYFVSEYYFNLSGPLAIVCYGLFINAYGHIALDEIAQRKHKEIVELLSLMGNSSIFIISGIVSFGMMENVFKDNLYFFFYIVLTYIYLVFARTVMILIFTPFMARIGYPVNWKEILLLIWGGLRGGIVLVLGLRIEAENKINDKLTKELAYYISGSVLLILTIQGLTFECLYKILNVYPPNPFRIVYLEKVLKMIDYNFSIRKNNLKNYWLFKGTNILHFSNKIVPELYWRKMNKYGEFDLRLPDIYACLQDISSCNISLWEQEYDSQTIIESFDDISSNGKESFYNRNGNRIPGKEKKENVDKETEDVWKLNNGMSSIITLKEVHNNKIFSNYESTDRNKDNDSAIDKKKKGKINNFTDIEFEDNSDEYSYIHNEYINNNNKKKKKKSKTRNGNNKYRVGEFITRGRINYNNSFKGEMKIRVIRNNDNYLSSYDEDEHNNTNVNYSLSSKNYDRLSNNLNELSENDSSYSEKVCDNSKIKNLNAFNYDKISIRNYDRLINKMNYREFKRTKTEKENFTVIDNIVNNNDIKETFNPKYNLRLIEHATDFPKTLSDNMLVRSNVDNENENYEDNRSNVADASDKSKKKKKNFLNFLSEHNAFEEKGKGRKEESNTEEEYPIKSIKYDKITKEEENLLNDYQNLKKIGEDNNEGASRVANLEKEDNELIMNDNFIIKIQKEKSPENEKGEKEEGEGEQDKRKYNEKEKDEVGNEDIQERCNSCGANGEMISVDDGMNNEDINNENNQEDYDEYLTYKNLFALDSNVKRISSFFNSNYNKNNYLKNTVKNSSELNISTKGTNSKSLALMNNEIEKRKKMKNNIKYKCKICMGGLPFCNSSLRKNSYSNLLRTMGSRNEKNYDDNKNSMSNYKYAISNVGNNIDVCDGTNEMQKLQRNNTTDLIAQRYDTDQTINFECVEGVYPKKNVPAFYSFLKRPKMKIKNKLFGEIRKARSHESYENKKVKSGKSKDDVFYSSLRKKIVRKEREGELYIMIFNTCRELYKKLYVNGFISGECLLTLTSILDLSADFALKKVRMNPIKAWADAFDKSKNKNNNKKSIDHRNGFEYEFNVLLSKLKINKKHSFFFSPKVVNIFLVYEHCMKDLQIILSYVDVHQCTLDKGGITMKLLLGKNLLKSYYRNIELAKSLIPQLVNKYKDVIKYCLIKIGADMLMHLKKTIVNEQAANGLLLTQDNEKLNGIFDDQQIKINRYRPYLHYILKRNMLRMLIKK
- a CDS encoding hypothetical protein (conserved Plasmodium protein); the encoded protein is MLTMTNDKHSNNFFSEFNIYNKKNAKKVVYRYFQNRTQKQTKYITWSLLAFSGMFLYITNKAYDRNIFYLNNEVYKKLSKNYDSSTPLEAQNRAFKQIFVKAKRKNLELDSKPIISQIIRINDREQ